The Atribacterota bacterium genome contains the following window.
GCTTTTCAGCGATACCAATCATGAAGTCAGTACACCGGAGTGCAAAGTCTTTGACCTCTGCAGGATGGAGCACCAAGTCCATGAGTAAACCTTCCGAACCCCGGATGCGCCACATGGTTTCGTAAGGTTTTCCCTGATCTGCTTCGGCAGATCAGGGAAAATAACTCTTATTGGAGAAACTCATCGACGTTATTAGCGTCGATGAGGATTCCCATGATGGGAATGTATTTGGGTGCTTCTTTTCCCCGAATAACATCGACGAGCAAAGCCACACCGTCCTGACCCATTTTCACGTTGTCCTGTTTGATAGTAGCTGCCATCTCTCCGTTTTTGATTGCCTTTAACGCTGCAGGGTCTCCGTCAAATCCCACAATGAGGATCTTGCCGAGAAGCCCTTTCTCGGTAACGGCGGCTTTGGCTGCAAGAGCACCTGGGTCCCAGGCTCCAAAGATGGCAGTAATATCTGGATGGGCATTGAGCTCGTTCTGGGTGATTTCGTAGGCTTTTTCGGGAGACCAGTCGGCAGCACGGAAAATCACCTCAACGCCCGCTTCTTCCAGAACTTCAGTTACACCGTTTTTCCGAGCATCACCGGTCTGATGACCCAAAATACCCCCTACGATGAGAACTTTACCAGGTTTACGCATATTTTCGAGGATATACTGACCAGCAATACGAGCAGAAGCTAAGTTGTCAGTTTGAACTAAAGAAGCAATCCAGGGATGATCGATACCGGTATCTACAGCAACCACCGGGATACCCATGGTCTGGGCTTTATCCAGGGAATCACCTAAGGCCCTGTTATCGGCAGCACCAATAATGATACCGCTGACCTTCTGTTGCAGAGCGTTGTCAAAAGCATCTTTTTGGGCTTGAGCATCGAGCTGAGGTGGGGTAAGATCGAGAAGGTTCACTTCGAGCTCTTTTGCTTTTTCCCGAGCTGCTTCCCGCAAGGTGATCCAGAAGGGAAGGTTTGTCGAAGCACCGATATAAGCGATGGTCAAAGTCTCTGCTGCCAAAACACTTGTTCCTAAGAACACCGATACGATGAACACACACAAGATGGTTACCCGCACGAACTTCATACTTCTCACCTCCAATAGGGTTTTTATTGTAATGCCCTGCGGCGTTGCAAGGCATCAAACCATACCGCCAGGATGATGATAATGCCGATTGCTACCCTTTGCCAGGAAGAACCAATACCCAGGTGGCTGAGTCCTGCAGAAAGGCAGGTCATGATGAGTACTCCCACAATGGTTCGCAAGGCTCCGCCCACCCCTCCAGAGAGGCTGGTCCCCCCAATAACTGCTGCAGCGATGGCATTCAGTTCCATTCCCTGCCCAAAGGTGGAGTTCGCAAAGTTAAGTCTTGCAGTAAGAACGACGGATGCCAATCCAGCCATAAAACCTCCAAGAGCATAGTAGAGGAGGCGCAAATGGTTTACTCGAATACCGGCGAGGCGTGCCACTTCGGGATTTCCACCTATGGCGTAAGCGTAGAACCCCAATTTGGTTCGGGAGAGGAATATGGTTACAAAAGAATACACCATGGTCATGATAAGGACAGGGACCACGTATCCAGAACCAAGAATTCTAAAGCTCCGGGGAAAAGAGGACATGTCTTTTCCTGCTGCAGAAAGTTCGGCAAAACCCCGGAGCACCATCATCATTCCTAAGGTAACGATGAAGGGAGGGATGCCAGTACCGATGACAATGAGACCGTTAACTAGACCCCATCCGGTGGCAATAAGGAGACCGAGAAAAACACAGAGCCACACC
Protein-coding sequences here:
- a CDS encoding ABC transporter permease, with the protein product MLKLTRAQQFQRAIQAIFGLIIINVLFLVLSPTYRQIGNFQTIFAQATVLGIMASGSTIVLISGGLDLSVGSLLTLTSVLVGTFLIWEYPVWLCVFLGLLIATGWGLVNGLIVIGTGIPPFIVTLGMMMVLRGFAELSAAGKDMSSFPRSFRILGSGYVVPVLIMTMVYSFVTIFLSRTKLGFYAYAIGGNPEVARLAGIRVNHLRLLYYALGGFMAGLASVVLTARLNFANSTFGQGMELNAIAAAVIGGTSLSGGVGGALRTIVGVLIMTCLSAGLSHLGIGSSWQRVAIGIIIILAVWFDALQRRRALQ
- a CDS encoding sugar ABC transporter substrate-binding protein; protein product: MKFVRVTILCVFIVSVFLGTSVLAAETLTIAYIGASTNLPFWITLREAAREKAKELEVNLLDLTPPQLDAQAQKDAFDNALQQKVSGIIIGAADNRALGDSLDKAQTMGIPVVAVDTGIDHPWIASLVQTDNLASARIAGQYILENMRKPGKVLIVGGILGHQTGDARKNGVTEVLEEAGVEVIFRAADWSPEKAYEITQNELNAHPDITAIFGAWDPGALAAKAAVTEKGLLGKILIVGFDGDPAALKAIKNGEMAATIKQDNVKMGQDGVALLVDVIRGKEAPKYIPIMGILIDANNVDEFLQ